The Ostrinia nubilalis chromosome 30, ilOstNubi1.1, whole genome shotgun sequence DNA segment AAACTAAACTATCCCAACCCATCTGTCAGTATGGAGAGTGTAGGCCAATTTCtcaatttgcctctggtaaagtAGAAAAGGTTGTGCTTTtgcagtgaagactaaatgactttccctgcctgctgctgtctttcccgaaaactataatccgggcctcttcaaggcgagagtgaataggcacttgcagggcagatatgtaccatcctagactgcatcccacttaacatcaggtgcgattgcggtcaaatacctgacttgttctacataaaaaaaaacctgaCGATGATGATTGTCTTTCAGTACTCCGTGCAACTGCAAAAAGGAAATCCGTCGACACGAAAGCTAAGAATGGAGCCGCGACCCATGCCATGGCTAAGAGGACTCGTAAGTATTGATTATTTCTATAAAATTTGATCGGGCAAGCGGGTTATTTTTCTTCAAGGCAATAAACTTCAAAATGTATTActataggcggttatcacactgcgccgcgctgtgattttcatataaaaaaacacgcacgcggacgcgttgtcagtgtgaagtgccgcgcgtgttttctatacaaactgaggtacttgcatacaatgattaaatctgtcgtcccgcgctccgcggcggagcgcggcgcagtgtgataaccgccttacaaGTACAGTTTAAAAACTGTGAGAGTGAAAAAACAACTATTAATTTTCAAATCGATCCTTTCTTTTCAGGACCTGCAGGAGAAAAGCAAGCACAAATACCCACGGTTCCGACGGCCTCACAAATGCTACAGCGACAGAGTAAGTAAATAtagtatgtattattattattaaacttaccGTAGCCATGATTTTCTATTAAGTAATAAAACATGAGGCCTCCAGCCCATCTGGGCAGTGTGACACTAGGACTAATTCTCCATTTGCCACTGGTAAAGAGAGAGTCATGCTCCTGCATTGaagtcatagcacacttatcaacagCGATTACGTTACGGCGCAAATAAATGTTCGTTGCAGTacagagtttcatacaaagaatactgactgctTCGAGTTGATTTGTTATtggttttgggccttcatttgcgccatctcgaccaggtttgatctattgtggcagcccttgtctttagagttcactgcttagacccgttgagtctataaatttccagattctttggagcgtgatatctgctatctcatccgggtgcatgatgtgtcgcccgagatggatacttcttttgctcataagcgggaagcatgagcaaagaacatgcatggccgtttcttcttctgtatggcagaatctgcacagagtttcctcggtcatgttcgtgtttgatttgtgtttgtttagtttgcagtggccggttagtattctagtcactgcacaggctttgtatcttttgaactttagcagttccttagttactttgttgctatatccctgaatgagtgtttttgtcccgatgtagacttccaccactcaatagcctcttgtttgcagagggCGGTTGATAGGGTTACGATCTGTtttcgggttgataagtgtgcttcgtcttTATATGATATTGACTGGTATTCTAAAAACACCCTTAATCCCTTCTTTTCCAGAACTCCCAATGGCGAAAGTGCAAGAAATGATGCGCGAACGCGACCCCACCTACATGATCGAGACAAATGCGCTCACAATCATCGAGTTCTCATACGTGTGCCCCTTCAAATGCCGACACAATCACCTACTATGTCACTACTGTGGTGCCCATTTCATAGACCCAGTGCATTTGAGAGAACATACTGAAACAAGCCACTCTCCGAAGAAATTCAAAATCGCTGAACACCGGAACATGCTCAAAGTGGATCTAACAAGAATCGACTGCAGATTATGCCCGGAGAATATTACAAACCTGGACGACTTCAAGAAACACATATCGAGTGTCCACAACAAAAAATACTACTTCGACTTCAAAGATTTGATTCTACCGTTCAAGTTGACTAAAAACGAAATGAAGTGTGCAGTGTGTGATGTGATTTTTCCGTACTTTCATGCGTTGAATAAACATATGAACGTGCATTTTAGTAATTATGTGTGTGAGACGTGCGGGTTGGGTTTCGTTGATAAGGGACGGTTTGTGATGCATCAGCAGAGGCATGAGGAAGGCGATTATCCGTGTGAGACTTGCGGGAAGGTGTTCAAGGCGCAGTATAATAGGTGACGTCATAAGAATATACATACTttaatttacagaaaaaaatataaattgcagTAATGTCCGTCTCTTAAAGGTCGGACCTCATTTGCTCGGCGCGACACAGcgtcaaattattatttcagtcattttgtaattgtatggagtttgtcgcATTATGGCGGCGCTGCAATGAACGTCGCAGCACAGTTGCTTACGAGAAAATATTTAACGCGCAGTGCAGTGCCGCGTACCGCCGCGCAAATGGGGTCCGAcccttttacaaaaaaaaaaaagtttcttcTTTCTTGTCAAAAAGACGCCTGCTGAGAAAAAACACGCTCGCTGTGTCCTGGACACTGAATTTCAGTTGCATCTATTTAACTATTTCCAATGCTTGCGCCTGCGTGAGTTCCAGATTGTCACAGACAGTTGTTATTCGGATGtataataaacaataacaatataGTCTCTTGAAAATCCtattagtttttgcgtgaaagtaaCAAACCATCCTCACATACTTTCGCATTTGCAATATTAATagggtttaaaaaaatataacagtCACAGTTAACTCTTTCAAATTGCCTCACATTCATGTATCAATTCTACCATACCATATTTAATTGTGTTTTTTTGTTCCCCCAGGGATCTCCACAACGACCGGGTTCACATGAAGCGCGGACGCGTTTACTGCCCCAAATGCGACATCCGGCTCATGTCCTACCACCAGAAACTCAAGCATTTGGTCGAGGTGAGACTTTAAATTTGTATTTAtatctataatattttattatccacaatgaggaagctcttggcctgtatctcacctgatggtaagtgacgatcaggccgaaggtggaagcaagattcactcggaatcctcaaccacggaggaactggctatcttacctctaactgccggaacacaacaatgctgttaacattgttgttatggcgacagacttaggtaagatgatggtagctagccaggcggacttatgACAAGCCCTACCAactaaaccgaacagaaaaatctgcccccagtgggaatcgaacccaggacctctgcgtctgaagcaggtagtcttaccactagaccacagaggcggtataTGTTCTTTTTGAGACTGTACCCTGGCATTTTTGGTATGTCAACAATTCCAATTATTTTTACCTAATTGTCTGCATTTCAGGTGCACGGCGAGGAGCCTCTGTCGTTCACGTGCAACGTGTGTGACAAGGTGTTCGAGACGCGCCGCACGCTCACCATACACCGGCGGAAGGACCACTTGAAGGACTACAGGTAACGTTGCGACAATAGCCCAACGGTGGAGGCCGACCAAACTTAAGCACGCATGTCCCCTTATAGCACACATGTCCCCTTATCGCACGCATGTCCCCTAAAGCACGCATGTCCCCTTATAGCACGCATGTCCCCTTATAGCACGCATGTCCCCTTATAGCACGTATGTCCCCTTATAGCACGCATGTCCCCTTATAGCACGCGTGTCCCCTTATAGCACGCATATCCCCTTATAGCACGCATGTCCTCTTATAGCACGCATGTCCTCTTATAGCACGCATGTCCCCTATAGCACTCATGTCCCCTTATAGCACGCATGTTCTCTTATAGCACGCATGTCCTCTTATAGCACGCATGTCCCCTATAGCACTCATGTCCCCTTATAGCACGCATGTCCTCTTATAGCACGCATGTCCCCTTATAGCACGCATGTCCTCTTATAGCACGCATGTCCCCTATAGCACTCATGTCCCCTTATAGCACGCATGTCCTCTTATAGCACGCGTGTCCCCTTATAGCACGCATGTCCTCTTATAGCACGCATGTCCCCTTATAGCACGCATGTCCCCTTATAGTACGCATGTCCTCTTATAGCACGCATGTCCCCTTATCGCACGTATGTCCCCTTATAGCACGCATGTCCCCTTATAGCACCCATGTTCCCTTATAGCACGCATGTCCCCTTATAGCACGCATGTTCCCTTATAGCACGCATGTCCCCTTATAGCACCCATGTTCCCTTATAGCACGCATGTCCCCTTATAGCACGCATGTCCTCTTATAGCACGCATATCCCCTTATAGCACGCATGTCCCCTTATAGCACGCATGTCCCCTTATCGCACGTATGTCCCCTTATAGCACGCATGTCCCCTTATAGCACCCATGTCCCCTTATAGCACGCATGTCCCCTTATAGCACGCATGTTCCCTTATAGCACGCATGTCCCCTTATCGCACGCGTGTCCCCTTTTCAAAAAGTCActaattttaagttttatacttgcactagctgtgcccgcgatttcgtacccGTGAAAATAGCTTGCATAATATTTCCcgtgttaataatattcaaccAAATATACAAACTCAGTTTTATAATATCAGTATAGATAGGTACATTGAAAAAATCGATTGTTTCAACTGGGAATTCAACACATTACCGCTCTGACTGCTgagctacgggactattcccacctctcgttcccaccgctgcaaaagggatgtttcctgggtaaaaaagcaagagttttaattagtccgtcagttaacttatcaaaatatactctacacgtatttttcaacttttcaaattaatgaaaatttacGGAGATAAAACGCGCTAAAGTTccaaagaagaggcccgtgacgtcaatgagtgtttaaaagtgcagcaccttgtgacgtcgcgcggaacttcaacgcaccataactatgtaattatttgttagattgacaaataaaaatatacgtgtccaatgttttttgatattaaacatgacaaactaaaaaatttttttaggaaactagcctattcctgtGTAAACCGCTGAGCTACGAATATATCTCAACTTTTCAGCATTAATGAAACAATGCTGGTTTACCCGATGTGTCTATAGCTCAGGGGTCAATCAGTTAGTCGCTCGGCTAGCAAAAGTCGGATTCAATTCTCACCATAGGCAAtcaatttttttaagttaaaaaacCCTTAACCCCTAGGCCACAGtgccatattattatacatcCCGGTAAACTGAACATTCGCGCTATCGGGATGCATGTAGCCAGCCAAGTATTCTtcggtgcttttttgcataggTCTTGAGAGTCATAGAATGTTATCGTTATGAGGATGTGGCGTAAAtgcaaaagacaatgccggaaattggcgtcttttttttttcgcgcggccatcgaccaaactttgttttttgattacaaaatagtgtaataaatcaaacttactatgacatgtatgtatacctctaaactcagtctgaactgagttacgagcattagaagtttgatgattttcatactagatttgctttttgcgcgcaaagttttgtaaaaaattgcaacaaactagtgagattgtatgtgtaaacaaacaataccatccattaaaggctccaaacatcagtatggagcagaatcagcgcaataaaaaaatagcgcaatattttgttgcaatttcttacaaaacttgcgcacaaaaagcaaatctagtatgaaaatcatcaaacttctaatgctcgtaactcagttcagactgagtttagaggtatacatgccatagtaagtttggtttattacactattttgtaatcaaaaaacaaagtttgatcgatggccgcgcgaaaaaaaaagacgccactttccatacaaaatctggcattgccatttatatgtttgtttatgtgtatctatttatttgtatttccaGATACATATGCCAATGCTGCGGCCAGAAGTTCTTCACTCGTTTCGCCTTGAACAACCACATGCCGGTCCATACAGGCGCGAGAGACTTCAAGTGCAAGGTCTGCGAGAAGACCTATCCAAGGCTCAAGACTCTGAAGGACCATATACGGATACACACCAACGACAGGCGGTATAGGTGAGAAAATTTAAGACTGCTCTTTATTGCATTGATTGCGAGAGACTTCAATTGTAAGGTCTGCGAGAAGACCTATCCAAGGCTCAAGACTCTGAAGGACCATATACGGATACACACCAACGACAGGCGGTATAGGTGAGACATTATTTTAAGACTGCTCTTTATTGCATTGATTGCGAGAGACTTCAAGTGCAAGGTCTGCGAGAAGACCTATCCAAGGCTCAAGACTGAAAGACCATATACGGATACACACCAACGACAGGCGGTATAGGTGAGACATTATTTTAAGACTGCTCTTTATTGCATTGATTGCGAGAGACTTCAAGTGCAAGGTCTGCGAGAAGACCTATCCAAGGCTCAAGACTCTGAAAGACCATATACGGATACACACCAACGACAGGCGGTATAGGTGAGACATTATTTTAAGACTGCTCTTTATTGCATTGATTGCGAGAGACTTCAAGTGCAAGGTCTGCGAGAAGACCTATCCAAGGCTCAAGACTCTGAAGGACCATATACGGATACACACCAACGACAGGCGGTATAGGTGAGACATTATTTTAAGACTGCTCTTTATTGCATTGATTGCGAGAGACTTCAAGTGCAAGGTCTGCGAGAAGACCTATCCAAGGCTCAAGACTCTGAAAGACCATATACGGATACACACCAACGACAGGCGGTATAGGTGAGACATTATTTTAAGACTGCTCTTTATTGCATTGATTGCGAGAGACTTCAAGTGCAAGGTCTGCGAGAAGACCTATCCAAGGCTCAAGACTCTGAAAGACCATATACGGATACACACCAACGACAGGCGGTATAGGTGAGACATTATTTTAAGACTGCTCTTTATTGCATTGATTGCGAGAGACTTCAAGTGCAAGGTCTGCGAGAAGACCTATCCAAGGCTCAAGACTCTGAAAGACCATATACGGATACACACCAACGACAGGCGGTATAGGTGAGACATTATTTTAAGACTGCTCTTTATTGCATTGATTGCGAGAGACTTCAAGTGCAAGGTCTGCGAGAAGACATACCCAAGGCTCAAGACTCTGAAGGACCATATACGGATACACACCAACGACAGACGGTATAGGTGAGATAATTTTAAGACTGCTCTTTATTGCATTGATTGCGAGAGACTTCAAGTGCAAGGTCTGCGAGAAGACCTATCCAAGGCTCAAAACTCTGAAAAACCACATACGGATACACACCAACGACAGGCGGTATAGGTGAGACATTATTTAAAGCTGCTCTTTATTGCATTGATTGCGAGAGACTTCAATTGTAGTCTGCGAGAAGACCTATCCAAGGCTCAAGACTCTGAAAGATCATATACGGATACACACCAACGACAAGCGGTATAGGTGAGACATTATTTTAAGACTGCTCTTTATTGCATTGATTGCGAGAGACTTCAAGTGCAAGGTCTGCGAGAAGACCTATCCAAGGCTCAAGACTCTGAAGGACCATATACGGATACACACCAACGATAGGCGGTATAGGTGAGAAAATTTTATTCGCTCAAATCTATTTCGCTGGAATGCAACTCTCCGACCGTACCAAAAcggcgatgtgacgtcacgtcacagctgccagatgcgcagttaactcgaccgggttgtatgaAGGATAGAGAAACTATCGCAAGCTAaattcttgctccattttgaaaataattaaaactaaagcaaacttctgcaagttttataGCTAGTTTAAACCTCGCATTATACTCAGaagtcctgggttcgattctcagtgACGACAacattttctgctcggtttcggttggtggtagggctcgTTCTAAGTCCCCCTggttagctaccaccatcttatctaaattcataaataaaattaaaattaaaattcataatcataatcaaaatCATAATCAATACAGCATTGTTGTtacggcagttggaggtaagatagccagttcctctgtagttgaggattccgggtgaagctcgcttccaccttcggcctgatcatcactttccatgaGGTGTAAAAATATCTTATATATGCCGTCAGAGACACAAGAAATATAGACCTTATTGTGAAtgtaataaagtttgttttctctCAACAGATGCCACATATGCGGTCAAGCCTTCATACAAAACTGCAGCTTAAAGGGACACATGAAGAGTCAACACCCTGAGTATGGATAAGGTGTCTTATTGTAAGAACAACGTGGCTGTACAGTACAAGCAATAGTAGTTTTTATGTGTATAGCATTAAGGTATCGAATCGGACAAGTTTTTGAAACCGGTACCTCTAGCATGagcaactttcgtcttcgaatcgtttgcgtattcgacaaaattcgatactcaaccttcgaattaaacgattacgtgacaattttgattctcaaaataagtttcgtacaaccatttctcatactaagttcactttacgacacggtCACAAGGGCGCTgatgtagttttcgtactaaatcttttgatggcgattcgaatacgcaaacgattcgatctcgaaagtttttcgtgctagccgaaCCGGTGAATAAAAGTCGGACGTAagttcattaataaattaatttcgaaTCTATTTGTCACTGTCGCACATGCAAGCACCTCGCAGTGAGTGAAAGAGACGACAATGTGAACAAGATCCGGGACCCCCCAGATATCGGGAACAATCACAATTTTAGTATTCAAttgagattatttattttatgtattaaaaatctgattatttttaaatgcaatgaaatattttattatattttaaaaattaaatattatttataggttttatattttattctgaTTAATAAGAGAaatgatgtggaagtcattgggggaggcctatgttcagcagtggacgtcctgtggctgaaatgatgatgatgatgatgaataagagAAATGAAATGTAATACATAGGATACTTTAGCGTGTAGatatcaaaaatatctttacagCGAAAATGCACACATTTTCATTGATCATTTGGACTGTAAAGCTATTTCACAGACACTGTCTCCATTTTTACGTTgagtattttgtaaatattaatgaagatacaatttgtaataaattattgttagAACAGTTCCGATTTTCATTTTAGATTAGCAAACGATTGTTTTTTCTATGCTATAAGCTAAACCCTAGCACACAGAAAAAACAGTAAATAATCGTCAATGCGTGCAGTACATAATATGTGCAGTAGCACATATTTTAAGTTCAGTTGCATTCGGATGCATCGCATATCATACATAAATTACGAGCATGCAAAACATTCTTCATGTTTCGTATCACCTCTGTGGCCCTCGCCCTTTTTCGCCCCACCTCTATTGTAAACTTTATTTACATCTACTCctcaacagatggcgctatatgacaaaacagtattaaaaaaacaaatggaGCATGTTCCATTTATCTCGTTTCTTTACAATTTTGACACCTTTTATTGCACTTTTTCATTCGGTACGTATTTCTGCTTTTTTTCAATGGAACAGATTCTGTCAAATGTTATGTCTGCCTGCTGATTTGTTGTTTTACGAAATAAAGtgaaaaattgtacaaaaatgAGTGTAAATAACCAGAGGGGACCTGTTTTTGACCCTGGACTGTGTCGGTGTTGCGGTGCGCTCAAGAAATGCAGGTTGCTGAACGTGGAATACGACTGGAGAGGTCAAAAAGAGGTGTACTGCGATATGTTTGTAGATTGTTTTGGTTTGATGGTGAGTAGCGGAACAAAACATTACCGAAactcgattttaatttgtatttcaatCAACCAAAGCTTTAGTAACTCAATATCAAGGATTACTTCCTGAATTATACCTAAAGTAAGTCATCAATCATcaaccaaaaaaagcttttaaaattaaGCAAAATAACAGTGATTAGGAACTTAATCACCTTTAAATATACTGAAAAGGAAAACTATTTCCTTTAACATAACACACCTAACTTTACCCCCAAGCCAAATTCCACAGAAGTTTCCAGTACTTTTTCTATCATAACTTTTCTTAATAATATGATTGTCTGAACACTTACAGCTATCAAACCTCGACGGGGAACCCCTAGAGCGGCTAATATGTGCTACCTGTGTTTCCCGCCTCCGTGAGGCGAGCTCCTTCCGTATACAAGTGCTGAAGTGCGAAGAAACACTGCTGCAGGCAAGGATACATTTGGACGGTAAACAAATTATGTTTCTACTTTAAAGTAAGACAGGATTGGAACTAAAATAATGACGTAGGTGCTATGCTAAATTGTTGTATAATTAACTAAAGAAGTTGTATTACTTTCCTACCTTTTAATGATTTGTGCATGAAGTATGAACCATATTGTTATGTTAATGTGCACAAAGTATTCTAAACTATCACTGCTATAatgactaataataataataataataatataagccttTATTACTGGATTACAAggtattttacaacattaacatTTCATTTTACAATTTAGTTGCACTCATCTCCAGTTTGTccttggacataggcctcctccaatgatctcCATGCTTCTCTGTTTCTAGCCATTTGTGGCCATAATGGCCCTGCTAATTCGCGGATATCGTCCTCCCATCTTTTCGCTTGTCTGCCTCTGCTTCTTTTTCCTTCACGGGGATACCATTCCGTTACGGCTCTTGTATATGCTATAATGACTAAAATGTGTTAAATGATCAACTCCATTTCCTATGACTTATTAATTTGGAGGCTACTAGTAGATAATGGTTGTTAGTGttctttgaaaataaaaaaacaaagtatACTCATAGTTAGTAAGCTAAATAAGTAGTTATTGAACTAAGCTAGACTtatattacataatttattttttcatttcagaTGAAGCCACAGAATCTGACATCAAAAAGGAGCCAGATGCACAAATCAAAGTTGAAGTCCAGTTAAGCGCTGAACCGCAGCAAGATCCGTATCCTTATGACGCTGAGCCACACCATGGAGATAGTGGGTCTGACCGTGCATATGGTATGTATTTATCTcatactacactcaacatcaaataaaccgcaccttccgcgacgcgaactttaaaaactttcttctgacacaattatggtaccccaacaatattggtgttatttgaaagcccaataaatatccttaaagaaaaatacattacatttctaaata contains these protein-coding regions:
- the LOC135085904 gene encoding zinc finger protein ZFP2-like; this encodes MTSLVQRVRKKFTAPMLEINVAPLATPAQKTKPANSGLPMRISSSPTDFPPKRNDDSNQGDVPLVQRVRRKPAAGMLEINVAPLATPARKTKPATNDDSNQGDVPLVQRVRRKPATPMLEINAAPLTTPAKKAKPATNDDSNQGDVPLVQRVRRKPATPMLEINVAPLTTPTRKAKPANLSDKSLASLKKQSALPTQAKKPVLRATAKRKSVDTKAKNGAATHAMAKRTRPAGEKQAQIPTVPTASQMLQRQKLPMAKVQEMMRERDPTYMIETNALTIIEFSYVCPFKCRHNHLLCHYCGAHFIDPVHLREHTETSHSPKKFKIAEHRNMLKVDLTRIDCRLCPENITNLDDFKKHISSVHNKKYYFDFKDLILPFKLTKNEMKCAVCDVIFPYFHALNKHMNVHFSNYVCETCGLGFVDKGRFVMHQQRHEEGDYPCETCGKVFKAQYNRDLHNDRVHMKRGRVYCPKCDIRLMSYHQKLKHLVEVHGEEPLSFTCNVCDKVFETRRTLTIHRRKDHLKDYRYICQCCGQKFFTRFALNNHMPVHTGARDFKCKVCEKTYPRLKTLKDHIRIHTNDRRYRCHICGQAFIQNCSLKGHMKSQHPEYG